One genomic region from Rosa rugosa chromosome 1, drRosRugo1.1, whole genome shotgun sequence encodes:
- the LOC133731126 gene encoding uncharacterized protein LOC133731126 — MVLKLDISKAYDRVEWDFLRAVMLKLGFAEEWVNLIMKCVNSVSFSVLWKGQPVGCFKPTRGIRQGDPISPYLFLFVSEGLSGLLHHADSTALLNGVRVAPNAPSISHLLFADDSLFPNVSEDVKKDVQAILDVPLVDFHEKYLGLPTTIGRNKTDVFKKLNERLDVHLQGWQGKFLSKAGKLVLIKAVAQAIPTYYMSVFRLPVGVCKKIQSKQEGRRWTGIPGLESIQSSYAGKNDLEDILGKAFFGKFFASS; from the exons ATGGTACTTAAATTGGACATTAGCAAAGCATATGACAGGGTGGAGTGGGATTTTCTGAGGGCTGTTATGTTGAAGCTAGGGTTTGCGGAGGAGTGGGTGAATTTAATTATGAAGTGTGTTAATTCGGTGTCCTTCTCGGTACTTTGGAAAGGACAACCGGTGGGGTGTTTCAAACCAACGAGAGGAATACGTCAAGGAGATCCAATTTCtccatatctttttctctttgtttctgaAGGGCTTTCAGGGCTTCTTCATCATGCGGATTCTACGGCTCTTCTTAATGGAGTGAGAGTGGCCCCCAATGCACCTTCCATATCACACCTGttatttgcagatgatagtcTCTT CCCTAATGTCTCTGAGGATGTGAAGAAGGACGTGCAAGCGATATTAGATGTACCACTAGTTGATTTTCATGAGAAGTACCTGGGGTTGCCAACAACAATTGGCAGGAACAAGACGGATGTTTTCAAGAAGCTGAATGAAAGATTAGATGTTCATCTCCAAGGGTGGCAAGGAAAGTTCCTCTCAAAAGCGGGTAAGCTTGTCCTAATTAAAGCTGTAGCTCAGGCTATTCCCACTTATTATATGAGTGTTTTCCGGTTACCTGTTGGAGTTTGCAAAAAAATTCAATCTAAG CAAGAAGGAAGACGGTGGACTGGGATTCCGGGACTTGAGAGCATTCAATCAAGCTATGCTGGCAAAAACGATTTGGAGGATATTTTGGGGAAAGCATTCTTTGGTAAGTTCTTTGCTTCAAGCTAA